The region TGTGTTGACTCAGCTGCTGGGGATGTGTGGGTGCTGGATGTCGATTGAGATAGTCAGGGCTGGCAACCAAAGTCATGGGCCTGGGCGTTAGTTTACGGGCAATGAGACTGGAGTCGCGCATTCGGCCAAAACGAATGGCCAGGTCGAAGCCATCCTCAACCAGGTCGACATTACGGTTATTAAAATCAATATCAACGGTGACTTCCGGGTATTGCAGGCAAAACTCAGCGATCACAGGGGCGACGCTGTTGGCCACAAAATCCCCGGCACCGGTAATACGTATGTGTCCTTTAGGGATCTGCTGACCACCGAGCAGCTGGTCGTTGGCTTCACTGAGCTCCTGTTGGATCAGTTTCAGCTTGGCAGCATAGTGCTTGCCTGCATCGGTGAGATTAATACTGCGAGTTGTACGTTGCAGTAGTAAGGTGCCCAGCCGTTGTTCCAGCTGCTGGATCTGACGGCTGACATGAGAGGTTGATACATCCAGCGCCAGCGCGGCTTTGCTGAAGCTACCATGTTCTACAACGGCGAGAAAGATATCCAGACCCTGCCACATTTTTATCTCTCCAGTGCAATTAATGGCAATATAATATTTGTATTGTTGCTGTATGGCAAAATTAATTTGCCTGTTAACTAATGATCATCACAGGCGGGCAAGCTAGACTGAGGGTCGTTTCATATCGAGTCACATATTAACAGGAACAGAGCATGTTGAATTTCAGTTTTCATAATCCGACGCAAATTCTATTTGGGGAAGGCCAGATAGGGGCGATGTCAGACAGTATTCCAGCCGATGCGAAAGTATTGGTTATCTACGGTGGCGGCAGTATTAAAAGCAATGGGATTTACCAGCAGGTGAGCGATGCATTGGCTAATCATAGCTGGGGAGAGTTTAGCGGTATTGAACCTAACCCCAGTTATCAAACCTGTATGCAGGCGGTAGAGTTGATCCGTCAGGAAGGCTACACCTATTTGCTGGCTGTGGGTGGTGGCTCGGTCATTGATGGCAGCAAGTTCATTGCTGCGGCCGCTGAATTTGACGGTGAGCCATGGGATATTCTTGCCAAAGGTGCTGAAATAAAGTCTGCACTGGACTTGGGTGTGGTGTTAACCCTGCCGGCAACAGGATCTGAATCGAACAGCTTCAGTGTGGTATCCAATAAGGAAACCAACGATAAATTGCCGTTTGCTTCGCCTAAGGTGCAGCCCAAGTTTGCGGTATTGGATCCTCAGGTCATGGCTTCATTGCCTGAGCGCCAGCTTATCAATGGTGTGGTCGATCCGTTTGTTCACGTCATGGAGCAATACCTGACTTACCCCATTGATGCAAAAGTACAAGACCGGTTTGCCGAAGGCCTGTTGCTGACTTTAATGGAAGAGGGACCTAAGTTGTTCTCTGAGCAAGTGGATTATAAAGTCCGTGCCAATGTGATGTGGTCAGCAACCATGGCACTGAATGGCCTGATTGGTTCTGGTGTACCACAGGACTGGGGTACGCATATGATTGGCCATGAGCTGACTGCGGTTTACGGCTTAGATCACGCGCAGACGCTGGCGGTTGTGCTACCACGTATGATGCACGAGCAGCGCGATGCCAAGCGCGGCAAGCTGCTGCAATACGCCGAGCGCGTTATGGGGCTGGATATCAGCGATGAAGCACAGGCCATTGACCTGGCCATTGAGAAAACCGAAGCCTTCTTCCAGTCTTTGGGCATGAAAACCCGTCTCAGTGATTACGGTGTAGGCGCTGATGCGGCAGATAAAATCGTGGCGCAGCTTGAACGCCATGGTATGACTGCCCTGGGTGAGCATCAACAGGTTGATTTGGCTAAATCACGCGCTATTCTGGCGGCGTGTCTGTAAGGCTAGTCTCACTGTTTGGGGCGGTGAGCGCAAATCACCGCCCTGTCTTCACGTATTTTACCTGCCTGTGATACCCTGCGAAGGTTAAAATCAAAATCACTCGGGGTAATAAAATGGCAACTAAAGTTTGGGATGGATTCATACGTGGCTTTCACTGGTTACTGGTCATTGGTATCGCTGTGCTGTATTTCAGCGGCGAGGAAGGCTGGCTGGAAGTGCACTTTGTAACTGGCTATCTGTTACTGGCGCTGATGGCGACGCGTCTTATCTGGGGCATCATCGGCAGTCAGACTGCAAAACTCAGTAGTTTATTCCATTCTCCTAAAGCAATTTTGGCTTCGTTAAAATCGTCGGCGTCTTACGTTGGCCATAACCCGGCTGGCAGCCTGATGGTACTTGCTTTCTTTGTCTTAATCAGTGTGCAGCTCATTTCTGGTTTGTTTACTACGGATGATATTCTGGTCGAAGGACCGTTGGTGGCATATGTCCCGTATAGCTGGGCCGAACTTGCCGGAGATATTCATCATTCCAATATCGATATTTTATTGATTGCCATTGCGATCCACATTAGTGCGATTGTGGTTTATCGACTAAAAGGTAAAAACCTGGTTAAGCCATTACTGACGGGCAAAACAGCAGAGCCTGTATCATCTGCTCCTGCTATGCGCAGTGGTCTGATCGCCTATGTGATTTTTGTCGTGCTGAGCGCAGGGTTGTTGTTCACATGGGGCTATGAGCCA is a window of Pseudoalteromonas sp. R3 DNA encoding:
- a CDS encoding LysR family transcriptional regulator; this encodes MWQGLDIFLAVVEHGSFSKAALALDVSTSHVSRQIQQLEQRLGTLLLQRTTRSINLTDAGKHYAAKLKLIQQELSEANDQLLGGQQIPKGHIRITGAGDFVANSVAPVIAEFCLQYPEVTVDIDFNNRNVDLVEDGFDLAIRFGRMRDSSLIARKLTPRPMTLVASPDYLNRHPAPTHPQQLSQHNCLLAANNRWRFAIGDNIEEVKVSGNWRTNHPHALLQACLQGLGISHLARDIVEPHLASGALFTLLDEFQVTDNASWLVYPRKDLMPYRVRLLIDFLLDRFNTSID
- a CDS encoding iron-containing alcohol dehydrogenase, coding for MLNFSFHNPTQILFGEGQIGAMSDSIPADAKVLVIYGGGSIKSNGIYQQVSDALANHSWGEFSGIEPNPSYQTCMQAVELIRQEGYTYLLAVGGGSVIDGSKFIAAAAEFDGEPWDILAKGAEIKSALDLGVVLTLPATGSESNSFSVVSNKETNDKLPFASPKVQPKFAVLDPQVMASLPERQLINGVVDPFVHVMEQYLTYPIDAKVQDRFAEGLLLTLMEEGPKLFSEQVDYKVRANVMWSATMALNGLIGSGVPQDWGTHMIGHELTAVYGLDHAQTLAVVLPRMMHEQRDAKRGKLLQYAERVMGLDISDEAQAIDLAIEKTEAFFQSLGMKTRLSDYGVGADAADKIVAQLERHGMTALGEHQQVDLAKSRAILAACL
- a CDS encoding cytochrome b/b6 domain-containing protein; the protein is MATKVWDGFIRGFHWLLVIGIAVLYFSGEEGWLEVHFVTGYLLLALMATRLIWGIIGSQTAKLSSLFHSPKAILASLKSSASYVGHNPAGSLMVLAFFVLISVQLISGLFTTDDILVEGPLVAYVPYSWAELAGDIHHSNIDILLIAIAIHISAIVVYRLKGKNLVKPLLTGKTAEPVSSAPAMRSGLIAYVIFVVLSAGLLFTWGYEPLMALF